One Myxococcota bacterium DNA segment encodes these proteins:
- the lysS gene encoding lysine--tRNA ligase: MTESRIKEERLQKAAQLNELGQNPYGNQFKPGITAGEFHALYSEKTREDLEGATTVYKLAGRVMAMRDMGKACFYRIQDRSGTLQLFIQKAALGAAEEQLKLTDMGDFIGVTGTPMRTKTGELSLHVTGFEVLTKSLKPLPEKWHGLTNIEQRYRQRYLDLIGNEEARAVFKARTKIIREIQAFLDARDFMEVETPILSDIAGGAAARPFMTHHNALDEDLSLRIATELHLKRLVVGGFERVYEIGRLFRNEGVSTRHNPEFTTIEFYQAYATYEDLMAMTEELFRRLVFVLHGKYQMTFGEYELDFEKPFRRVSIARLVAEHIGLSAERSEALEKISDVKWALEIAQGRTVAPDTAKLILKEHGWSQEAAFSEVASRNLALHLLYAVFEHEIEPLLIQPTFLLDFPVAVSPLARRRDSDLAVVDRFELFCAGMEVSNAFSELNDPQDQRGRFEDQARQKAAGNFEAQDVDEDFLTALEVGMPPTAGQGIGIDRLVMLLTNSQSIRDVILFPKMRAR; encoded by the coding sequence GCTGGCGAGTTTCATGCGTTGTATTCAGAAAAAACTCGTGAAGATCTGGAAGGCGCGACGACTGTATATAAGCTAGCCGGGCGCGTCATGGCTATGCGTGACATGGGCAAGGCTTGTTTCTATCGCATTCAAGACCGCAGCGGCACGTTGCAACTATTTATTCAAAAAGCGGCTTTAGGCGCTGCTGAAGAGCAGCTCAAATTAACCGATATGGGCGATTTCATTGGCGTGACTGGCACACCCATGCGCACCAAGACTGGCGAGCTGTCGTTGCATGTCACGGGCTTCGAAGTTTTGACAAAGTCGCTTAAGCCTTTGCCCGAAAAATGGCACGGCTTGACTAATATCGAGCAGCGTTATCGCCAGCGCTATTTAGATTTGATTGGTAACGAAGAAGCTCGAGCCGTCTTTAAAGCCCGAACGAAGATTATTCGCGAAATCCAGGCGTTTTTGGATGCTCGCGATTTTATGGAAGTTGAAACGCCCATTTTAAGTGATATTGCCGGCGGTGCTGCTGCGCGGCCGTTTATGACGCATCACAATGCGCTCGATGAAGATTTGAGTTTACGCATTGCGACTGAGCTGCATTTAAAACGCTTGGTTGTTGGTGGCTTCGAACGTGTCTATGAAATTGGACGTTTGTTTAGAAATGAAGGCGTTAGCACGCGGCACAATCCTGAATTTACCACAATCGAATTTTATCAGGCTTACGCCACTTATGAAGATTTGATGGCCATGACCGAAGAGTTGTTTAGGCGCTTAGTGTTTGTGCTCCATGGCAAGTATCAAATGACTTTTGGCGAGTATGAGCTTGATTTTGAAAAGCCGTTTCGCCGGGTTTCCATTGCGCGTTTGGTGGCTGAACATATTGGCCTTTCTGCTGAACGTTCGGAAGCTTTGGAGAAAATTTCTGATGTGAAATGGGCATTGGAAATTGCTCAGGGTCGGACGGTTGCGCCGGATACGGCGAAGTTGATTTTGAAAGAACATGGCTGGTCACAGGAAGCTGCTTTTTCTGAAGTTGCTTCTCGAAACTTGGCGCTGCATTTGCTTTACGCGGTGTTTGAACATGAAATCGAGCCGCTCTTGATTCAACCAACGTTCTTGTTGGACTTTCCAGTGGCGGTTAGCCCGCTCGCTCGAAGGCGTGATAGCGATTTGGCGGTGGTGGATCGATTTGAATTGTTCTGCGCTGGCATGGAAGTGTCGAATGCTTTTTCAGAGCTTAACGACCCACAGGATCAGCGTGGGCGATTTGAAGATCAAGCCAGGCAGAAAGCTGCAGGGAACTTCGAAGCACAGGATGTTGATGAAGACTTTTTGACGGCTTTGGAAGTCGGCATGCCGCCAACAGCCGGGCAGGGCATTGGCATTGATAGGCTTGTAATGTTGTTGACCAATAGTCAGTCGATTCGGGATGTCATCTTGTTTCCGAAGATGCGTGCGCGATGA